The following coding sequences are from one Cumulibacter manganitolerans window:
- a CDS encoding DUF808 domain-containing protein, with amino-acid sequence MAAGLAALLDDIAALVKAAAASADDVAAAAGRASAKAAGVVIDDTAVTPRYVQGIEPKRELPIIKKIAIGSLRNKLLFILPAAMLLSQFIPWLLTPLLMLGGTYLAYEGAEKVWEWISGHHEVEADDQPGIDSTDREKQIITGAVRTDFILSTEIMVISLNEVADEPFWSRLLIMIVVAIAITVLVYGLVGLIVKMDDIGLAMAKRDSEGAQRVGLGLVRAMPKVLSVLSTVGIVAMLWVGGHILLVGVDDLGWHAPYGLVHRLEEAVHGVGGIGGVLAWLVNTLASAVVGLVVGAVVVLVAHFVPRRKKPAETAAH; translated from the coding sequence ATGGCCGCTGGGCTCGCCGCGCTACTCGACGACATCGCCGCCCTCGTCAAGGCCGCCGCCGCGTCGGCGGACGACGTCGCGGCCGCGGCCGGACGGGCGAGCGCCAAGGCGGCCGGCGTGGTCATCGACGACACGGCCGTCACGCCCAGGTACGTGCAGGGCATCGAGCCCAAGCGCGAGCTGCCGATCATCAAGAAGATCGCGATCGGCTCGCTCCGCAACAAGCTGCTGTTCATCCTCCCCGCGGCGATGCTGCTCAGCCAGTTCATCCCCTGGCTGCTGACGCCGTTGCTGATGCTCGGCGGCACCTATCTGGCCTACGAAGGCGCCGAGAAGGTCTGGGAGTGGATCTCCGGCCACCACGAGGTCGAGGCCGACGACCAGCCGGGCATCGACAGCACCGACCGCGAGAAGCAGATCATCACCGGCGCCGTCCGGACCGACTTCATCCTGTCGACCGAGATCATGGTCATCTCCCTCAACGAGGTCGCCGACGAGCCGTTCTGGTCACGGCTGCTGATCATGATCGTCGTCGCCATCGCCATCACCGTGCTGGTGTACGGACTCGTCGGGCTGATCGTGAAGATGGACGACATCGGCCTGGCGATGGCCAAGCGCGACTCCGAGGGCGCGCAGCGGGTCGGGCTGGGCCTGGTGCGCGCGATGCCGAAGGTGCTGAGCGTCCTGTCCACCGTCGGCATCGTCGCGATGCTGTGGGTGGGCGGCCACATCCTGCTCGTCGGCGTCGACGACCTCGGCTGGCACGCGCCGTACGGCCTCGTGCACCGCCTCGAGGAGGCCGTGCACGGCGTCGGCGGCATCGGCGGCGTACTCGCCTGGCTCGTGAACACGCTGGCCTCGGCGGTCGTCGGCCTGGTGGTCGGCGCGGTCGTGGTGCTGGTCGCGCACTTCGTCCCGCGCCGCAAGAAGCCGGCCGAGACGGCCGCGCACTGA
- a CDS encoding serine hydroxymethyltransferase: MSGALTRRDWLPPQVQDRIEQARGLAAGAPAEILAGLEELVAENHRIHDVECLNLNPATNVMNPRAEALLSRGLGTRASLGYPGDKYEVGLEAIEQIEVVAAELAARVFGATYAEVRVGSGALANLYAFMATTRPGQRIIAPPATIGGHVTHHVGGAAGWYGLETLEAPVDPRSYSIDVDALRALARETRPALITVGGSLNLQPHPVADLRAVADEVGALLLFDAAHLCGVIAGGAWPNPLEQGAHLMTMSTYKSLGGPPGGLVVTRDAELAQRLEAIAYPGLTANSDAGRVAALAVTLVDWTAAGMSYAEEMVASAAALAAALQSRSVPVFSTSAGPTSSHQIAIEAAAYGGGQHAARALRRTANLLTCGIGLPLAPIANDLNGLRIGTPEAVRLGMTTADMPQLAELIARGLDGDATVAAEVTEWRSAFTDVHYTADPAASAPQFRKI; the protein is encoded by the coding sequence ATGAGCGGAGCGCTCACCCGGCGAGACTGGCTGCCGCCACAGGTGCAGGACCGGATCGAGCAGGCCCGCGGCCTGGCCGCCGGCGCCCCCGCCGAGATCCTCGCCGGCCTCGAGGAGCTCGTCGCCGAGAATCATCGGATCCACGACGTCGAGTGCCTGAACCTCAACCCGGCGACCAACGTGATGAACCCCCGCGCCGAGGCGCTCCTCTCGCGCGGGCTGGGCACCCGGGCGTCCCTGGGCTACCCGGGCGACAAGTACGAGGTGGGCCTCGAGGCCATCGAGCAGATCGAGGTGGTCGCCGCCGAGCTCGCGGCCCGGGTGTTCGGCGCGACGTACGCCGAGGTCCGGGTCGGCTCCGGGGCGTTGGCCAACCTCTACGCGTTCATGGCCACCACCCGGCCGGGACAGCGCATCATCGCGCCGCCCGCCACCATCGGCGGGCACGTCACGCATCACGTCGGCGGAGCGGCCGGCTGGTACGGGCTCGAGACGCTCGAGGCGCCGGTCGACCCGCGGAGCTACTCGATCGACGTCGACGCCCTGCGCGCGCTCGCGCGCGAGACCCGTCCCGCGCTGATCACCGTCGGCGGCTCGCTCAATCTCCAGCCGCACCCCGTGGCCGACCTGCGTGCCGTTGCCGACGAGGTGGGCGCCCTGCTGCTGTTCGACGCGGCGCATCTGTGCGGAGTGATCGCCGGCGGCGCCTGGCCCAACCCGCTCGAGCAGGGCGCGCACCTGATGACGATGTCGACGTACAAGAGCCTCGGTGGTCCACCCGGCGGCCTCGTCGTCACCCGCGATGCGGAGCTCGCGCAGCGTCTGGAGGCGATCGCCTACCCCGGTTTGACGGCCAACTCCGATGCCGGGCGCGTCGCGGCGCTCGCGGTCACGCTCGTCGACTGGACGGCGGCCGGCATGTCGTACGCCGAGGAGATGGTCGCCTCGGCCGCGGCGCTCGCCGCCGCGCTGCAGTCCCGGTCGGTGCCGGTCTTCTCGACGTCCGCGGGCCCGACCAGCTCCCACCAGATCGCCATCGAGGCGGCGGCGTACGGCGGCGGGCAGCATGCCGCCCGAGCGCTGCGCCGTACCGCCAACCTGCTCACCTGCGGCATCGGGTTGCCGCTCGCTCCGATCGCGAACGACCTGAACGGCCTGCGCATCGGCACGCCCGAGGCCGTGCGCCTGGGCATGACGACCGCCGACATGCCGCAGCTCGCGGAGCTCATCGCCAGGGGGCTGGACGGCGACGCGACCGTCGCCGCCGAGGTGACCGAGTGGCGCAGCGCCTTCACCGACGTGCACTACACCGCGGATCCCGCCGCGAGCGCTCCTCAGTTCCGTAAGATCTAG